From one Nothobranchius furzeri strain GRZ-AD chromosome 2, NfurGRZ-RIMD1, whole genome shotgun sequence genomic stretch:
- the nhsl1b gene encoding NHS-like protein 1 isoform X1, with the protein MPFHQRTVEPRRVSRLSARESWKPREEPGRRKLRKPVLFSSADEVSCHTLTSIIQQLSDLSRHASDIFLDIEMEAGMVFRRSCRIQGRLHNLQSQVLKLDPKKVKIPVSNLDEESKWTVHYTAPWHQQENVFLPGSRPPCVEDLHRQAKVNLKTALRECDKLRKDGFRSSQYYSQGPTFSDPKQSTSSLQDDEEDENDNKSSASSMDDDKSQLSMRSQTPQGGGEVGDTSEVDGQVVWAKVALLPTPEEKMRRAAQAVPTDVVPINVTGAVFDRQASIRRSLINTDTVSRRPKKVKRRKTITGLPDNINQELAKARGGELRPQSMFIPGQYSTLGRVGSVNSTLRHSDVSCQTEEVKVVPPSVRRIRAQRGQGIAAQMAGLSASSSTGTISISSCDSSGVLMLPQFNGDPSRFHSLPRQGARVSLSADPIYTSTPIKSEDQPQRQIGKLQVDNTVVHMRNAPRTNLLPRPKSQEVRGTQSNEWGDSTACVVSPHAAYSTSYIPNATLSCSTEVMTLNMSSQLLQSSVSAHSTARPPSVASSTSTNHLTSSPTAFSHSSTCPALATSTPKHAPQEGGPTGSGPASESGHSDSSLHSHSTLAPTPPSCPPEEQWIYDAPENIVASHRTLTSSCSTPINQLYSSLDHSSRTTTDSSSLYSQDNDGYYTSMHLDSGLRSRSHGSGHGVAAGRATRHSMYECRELANQEDSGSLYSDRSLSRSISLRKTKKPPPPPARTDSLRRKPATKKPLGGVSALGGARDPNSSTLNETLIASLQQSLQMGLRGGKGKGASPSSPSNSPSSDYDDPWVLRARSQSSISVCSSAASLAANGGVSSVYSLCHVTPAHSDTSSLRSDYADSWGYYTDYPRNHGDQNVQTPTHGAENVAAGGHPGTLQNGGEIHTNQAQGAPDQEGGGSGKVKPTSSSPDRVHRLTSPSSGYSSQSNTPTAGTPVPAFIRSMSPSGSRHRPKVPERKSSLLSSVSVSSSSTSLSSNTSDSLKSSGPPPPVLLTSSAPNTPLSPPPPFPPPLPPSCAADPPSPPPLPPPLINTPEGSSLGPLLACSTSSEFPPPPSPDMLIHTSSSFNGSFSPPSPPPPPLSSMGPPPPPPLPLLIPTSFSPKKATKVAPKPDLSDSPTKPLKPLITPFALQSVQLRSVRRPEKEISDESENIQAQETLRSVDPHAKESSYTLTLLNGSSEDDLRKSSPSPVSKLLEELSLDCSVIDETPDGAVIYSKTEDQRFCVLNAKQDEEESLSSLPRSCESSPVKQKPPAVSKKPQLSFAPPFNPQPVDEHAPPRYEGSPTTEDQVDAVQRQTAEEEVEDTPESSELSADERETFVDFQESCVSAPSQETSPDHKLYPNGDVYEEEEEDGLSSTTGSISSKEDETGEVFELAESSPVPSANGDAMVTPTPNQPRTTEDLFAAIHRSKRKVLGRRESEEDKPRSGTHPPSPPSLSPGTVSSLQRQASNIQRNLRKSSTSSDSFKALLLKKGSRSETSFRMSAAEMLRSTDPRCQRTRSESSLDPPASPSSPLTPHSPSMSSGRGKRATEMEWNRYDTFTLYSPTSSPYSMGGSKYGRSRTPPSAASSKYNARSRILSSPMTVICEREGELAEGEYGDAADGPSGPTVQNLSVLSDANGT; encoded by the exons AATGTGATAAGTTGAGGAAGGATGGTTTCCGGAGCTCTCAGTACTACTCTCAGGGTCCGACCTTCTCTGACCCCAAACAGTCCACCAGCAGCCTGCAGGACGATGAGGAGGATGAAAACGACAACAAG tcGTCCGCTTCATCCATGGATGACGACAAGTCGCAGCTCTCCATGAGGTCCCAGACACCACAGGGAGGAGGTGAAGTAGGGGACACGTCAGAGGTTGATGGACAGGTGGTATGGGCAAAGGTCGCTCTCCTCCCGACCCCAGAGGAGAAGATGAGGCGAGCTGCTCAAGCTGTGCCCACAGATGTCGTCCCCATCAACGTCACAG GGGCAGTGTTTGACCGCCAGGCAAGCATCCGGCGCTCCCTCATTAACACTGACACCGTGTCTCGCCGGCCCAAGAAGGTCAAACGCAGAAAGACAATTACAGGGCTGCCTGACAACATCAACCAGGAGCTAG CCAAAGCGCGAGGAGGAGAGCTTCGGCCACAGTCCATGTTCATCCCCGGGCAGTACTCTACTCTGGGCCGAGTTGGGAGCGTGAACTCAACACTCCGACATTCTGACGTGAGCTGCCAGACGGAGGAGGTGAAGGTCGTTCCTCCGTCTGTGAGAAGGATTCGAGCACAGAGGGGGCAGGGGATCGCCGCTCAGATGGCCGGGTTATCTGCTTCCTCCTCAACGGGAACGATCTCCATCTCCAGCTGTGACAGCTCTGGTGTCCTGATGCTGCCGCAGTTCAACGGAGACCCTTCTCGTTTTCACAGTCTGCCCCGACAGGGCGCCAGGGTGTCCCTCAGCGCTGATCCCATCTATACCAGCACACCCATCAAGTCAGAGGATCAGCCTCAGAGGCAGATTGGGAAGCTTCAGGTAGACAACACGGTGGTGCACATGAGGAACGCTCCAAGGACAAACTTGTTGCCCAGACCGAAGTCTCAGGAGGTGAGGGGGACCCAGTCCAATGAGTGGGGTGACAGTACAGCATGCGTGGTGTCCCCTCATGCTGCGTATTCCACTTCTTACATTCCCAACGCCACCCTCTCCTGCTCCACCGAGGTCATGACTCTGAACATGTCCAGTCAATTACTTCAGTCATCTGTCTCGGCTCACAGTACAGCCCGACCACCCAGCGTGGCCTCCTCCACCAGCACCAACCACCTGACCTCCAGCCCAACTGCTTTTTCCCACAGTTCCACCTGCCCAGCTTTGGCTACTTCAACCCCTAAACACGCACCTCAGGAGGGGGGGCCGACAGGATCAGGGCCCGCTAGCGAGTCTGGTCACTCAGACAGCAGCCTCCACAGCCACAGCACCCTGGCCCCCACCCCTCCATCCTGTCCACCAGAGGAACAGTGGATCTATGACGCACCAGAGAACATTGTGGCTTCACACCGCACTCTGACCTCCAGCTGCTCCACTCCCATCAACCAGCTCTATAGCAGCCTGGACCACTCCTCCAGGACCACAACCGACTCCAGCTCCCTCTACTCCCAGGACAATGATGGCTACTACACCTCCATGCACTTGGACTCTGGCCTGCGCTCTCGGAGTCATGGTAGCGGACATGGGGTAGCAGCTGGACGGGCCACTAGACACAGCATGTATGAGTGCCGTGAGCTGGCCAACCAGGAGGACTCTGGAAGCCTCTACAGCGACCGCTCTCTGTCCCGCAGCATCTCCCTTCGCAAGActaagaagccgcctcctcccccAGCTCGCACAGATTCTCTCAGACGCAAACCTGCTACGAAGAAGCCACTCGGAGGCGTCAGCGCCCTCGGCGGCGCCCGGGATCCAAACAGCAGCACACTGAATGAAACTCTTATTGCCAGCTTGCAGCAGAGCTTACAGATGGGGCTGAGAGGAGGCAAGGGAAAAGGCGCTTCACCATCTTCACCTTCCAACAGTCCAAGCAGCGACTACGACGACCCCTGGGTTCTGCGTGCACGCAGCCAAAGCAGCATCAGTGTGTGCAGCTCTGCGGCGTCACTCGCAGCCAACGGCGGCGTTTCTAGTGTGTACTCGTTATGCCATGTGACTCCAGCCCACAGCGACACCAGCAGCCTGCGCTCCGACTACGCCGACTCCTGGGGCTACTACACAGACTACCCCCGTAACCACGGAGACCAGAATGTGCAGACTCCAACCCACGGTGCAGAAAACGTGGCGGCTGGGGGTCATCCAGGAACGTTACAGAATGGAGGAGAGATTCACACCAATCAGGCTCAGGGAGCCCCAGACCAGGAGGGAGGGGGGTCGGGGAAGGTCAAACCTACGAGCTCCTCACCAGACAGGGTGCACAGGCTCACCTCCCCATCCAGTGGCTACTCCAGCCAGTCCAACACCCCCACAGCTGGAACCCCCGTCCCTGCCTTCATCAGGTCCATGTCCCCCTCGGGCAGCCGGCACAGACCCAAAGTGCCAGAGAGGaagtcttctctcctctcctcggtTTCTGTCTCCTCATCCTCTACTTCTCTTTCCTCCAACACTTCAGACTCACTGAAGAGCTCTGGTCCTCCTCCACCCGTGCTGCTCACTTCCTCAGCTCCCAACACCCCTCTCAGCCCACCCCCACCCTTCCCTCCGCCTCTGCCACCAAGTTGTGCTGCAGATCCCCCCTCTCCGCCACCACTTCCTCCCCCGCTCATAAACACCCCTGAGGGTTCCTCCCTGGGCCCCCTCCTCGCTTGCTCCACCTCCTCAGAATTCCCCCCTCCTCCTTCCCCAGACATGCTGATCCACACCAGTTCTTCCTTCAATGGGAGCTTCAGTccgccctctcctcctcctcctcctctctcctccatgggcccacctccacctcctcccctGCCTCTTCTCATCCCAACATCCTTCTCCCCTAAGAAGGCGACGAAGGTTGCTCCTAAACCGGATCTGTCAGACAGCCCCACAAAGCCACTTAAGCCCCTGATTACTCCGTTTGCCCTGCAGAGTGTTCAGCTCCGTTCGGTCAGACGACCAGAAAAGGAGATCAGTGACGAATCAGAAAACATCCAAGCTCAGGAAACCCTTCGTAGTGTGGATCCCCACGCCAAAGAGTCATCCTACACCCTGACTCTGTTGAACGGCTCTTCAGAGGATGATTTACGTAAATCCTCACCGTCCCCTGTGTCAAAACTTCTGGAGGAGTTGTCCCTGGACTGCAGTGTCATAGACGAAACACCAGATGGTGCTGTCATCTACAGCAAAACGGAGGACCAGAGATTCTGTGTTTTAAATGCAAAACAAGATGAGGAGGAATCTCTGTCCAGTCTTCCTCGGAGCTGTGAAAGCTCTCCCGTCAAACAGAAACCTCCAGCTGTCTCCAAAAAACCCCAACTGTCTTTTGCCCCACCGTTTAACCCCCAACCAGTCGACGAACATGCCCCACCTCGGTATGAGGGCAGTCCAACGACAGAAGACCAAGTGGACGCAGTGCAGAGACAAACGGCGGAGGAGGAAGTGGAGGACACTCCAGAGAGTTCAGAGCTGTCGGCTGATGAGAGAGAGACATTTGTTGACTTTCAGGAGTCCTGTGTCAGTGCTCCAAGCCAGGAGACAAGTCCTGACCACAAACTTTATCCTAATGGAGATGtttatgaggaggaggaggaagatggatTGAGCAGCACCACAGGGTCCATCAGCTCCAAGGAGGACGAGACAG GTGAAGTTTTTGAATTAGCTGAATCGTCTCCGGTCCCATCAGCCAACGGGGACGCCATGGTGACCCCAACACCAAACCAGCCCCGAACCACCGAGGACCTCTTTGCCGCCATTCACAG GTCAAAGCGAAAGGTTCTGGGTCGTAGGGAGTCTGAAGAAGACAAGCCCCGTTCTGGGACCCATCCTCCGTCCCCCCCTTCTTTGTCCCCGGGGACGGTGTCCTCCCTGCAGCGTCAGGCTAGCAACATCCAGAGAAACCTCCGCAAATCTTCCACCAGCAGTGACTCCTTCAAGGCCCTGCTCCTGAAAAAGGGGAGCCGCTCTGAGACCAGCTTCAGGATGTCCGCCGCTGAGATGCTTCGCTCCACCGACCCACGCTGCCAGCGGACGCGCTCTGAGAGCTCGTTAGACCCTCCTGCTTCACCATCCTCGCCGCTCACCCCACACAGCCCCTCTATGTCTTCCGGCCGTGGCAAGAGGGCAACAGAAATGGAATGGAACCGCTATGACACCTTCACGCTGTATTCACCAACCTCATCGCCCTATTCCATGGGCGGGTCAAAGTATGGACGTTCACGCACGCCGCCCTCTGCTGCCAGCAGCAAATATAACGCTCGGAGCCGAATCCTCAGCAGCCCAATGACTGTGATCTGTGAGCGGGAGGGGGAGCTGGCTGAGGGCGAGTACGGAGATGCGGCTGATGGTCCATCTGGACCGACAGTCCAGAATCTGTCTGTGCTCAGTGACGCCAACGGCACTTGA
- the nhsl1b gene encoding NHS-like protein 1 isoform X4: protein MPFHQRTVEPRRVSRLSARESWKPREEPGRRKLRKPVLFSSADEVSCHTLTSIIQQLSDLSRHASDIFLDIEMEAGMVFRRSCRIQGRLHNLQSQVLKLDPKKVKIPVSNLDEESKWTVHYTAPWHQQENVFLPGSRPPCVEDLHRQAKVNLKTALRECDKLRKDGFRSSQYYSQGPTFSDPKQSTSSLQDDEEDENDNKSSASSMDDDKSQLSMRSQTPQGGGEVGDTSEVDGQVVWAKVALLPTPEEKMRRAAQAVPTDVVPINVTAKARGGELRPQSMFIPGQYSTLGRVGSVNSTLRHSDVSCQTEEVKVVPPSVRRIRAQRGQGIAAQMAGLSASSSTGTISISSCDSSGVLMLPQFNGDPSRFHSLPRQGARVSLSADPIYTSTPIKSEDQPQRQIGKLQVDNTVVHMRNAPRTNLLPRPKSQEVRGTQSNEWGDSTACVVSPHAAYSTSYIPNATLSCSTEVMTLNMSSQLLQSSVSAHSTARPPSVASSTSTNHLTSSPTAFSHSSTCPALATSTPKHAPQEGGPTGSGPASESGHSDSSLHSHSTLAPTPPSCPPEEQWIYDAPENIVASHRTLTSSCSTPINQLYSSLDHSSRTTTDSSSLYSQDNDGYYTSMHLDSGLRSRSHGSGHGVAAGRATRHSMYECRELANQEDSGSLYSDRSLSRSISLRKTKKPPPPPARTDSLRRKPATKKPLGGVSALGGARDPNSSTLNETLIASLQQSLQMGLRGGKGKGASPSSPSNSPSSDYDDPWVLRARSQSSISVCSSAASLAANGGVSSVYSLCHVTPAHSDTSSLRSDYADSWGYYTDYPRNHGDQNVQTPTHGAENVAAGGHPGTLQNGGEIHTNQAQGAPDQEGGGSGKVKPTSSSPDRVHRLTSPSSGYSSQSNTPTAGTPVPAFIRSMSPSGSRHRPKVPERKSSLLSSVSVSSSSTSLSSNTSDSLKSSGPPPPVLLTSSAPNTPLSPPPPFPPPLPPSCAADPPSPPPLPPPLINTPEGSSLGPLLACSTSSEFPPPPSPDMLIHTSSSFNGSFSPPSPPPPPLSSMGPPPPPPLPLLIPTSFSPKKATKVAPKPDLSDSPTKPLKPLITPFALQSVQLRSVRRPEKEISDESENIQAQETLRSVDPHAKESSYTLTLLNGSSEDDLRKSSPSPVSKLLEELSLDCSVIDETPDGAVIYSKTEDQRFCVLNAKQDEEESLSSLPRSCESSPVKQKPPAVSKKPQLSFAPPFNPQPVDEHAPPRYEGSPTTEDQVDAVQRQTAEEEVEDTPESSELSADERETFVDFQESCVSAPSQETSPDHKLYPNGDVYEEEEEDGLSSTTGSISSKEDETGEVFELAESSPVPSANGDAMVTPTPNQPRTTEDLFAAIHRSKRKVLGRRESEEDKPRSGTHPPSPPSLSPGTVSSLQRQASNIQRNLRKSSTSSDSFKALLLKKGSRSETSFRMSAAEMLRSTDPRCQRTRSESSLDPPASPSSPLTPHSPSMSSGRGKRATEMEWNRYDTFTLYSPTSSPYSMGGSKYGRSRTPPSAASSKYNARSRILSSPMTVICEREGELAEGEYGDAADGPSGPTVQNLSVLSDANGT from the exons AATGTGATAAGTTGAGGAAGGATGGTTTCCGGAGCTCTCAGTACTACTCTCAGGGTCCGACCTTCTCTGACCCCAAACAGTCCACCAGCAGCCTGCAGGACGATGAGGAGGATGAAAACGACAACAAG tcGTCCGCTTCATCCATGGATGACGACAAGTCGCAGCTCTCCATGAGGTCCCAGACACCACAGGGAGGAGGTGAAGTAGGGGACACGTCAGAGGTTGATGGACAGGTGGTATGGGCAAAGGTCGCTCTCCTCCCGACCCCAGAGGAGAAGATGAGGCGAGCTGCTCAAGCTGTGCCCACAGATGTCGTCCCCATCAACGTCACAG CCAAAGCGCGAGGAGGAGAGCTTCGGCCACAGTCCATGTTCATCCCCGGGCAGTACTCTACTCTGGGCCGAGTTGGGAGCGTGAACTCAACACTCCGACATTCTGACGTGAGCTGCCAGACGGAGGAGGTGAAGGTCGTTCCTCCGTCTGTGAGAAGGATTCGAGCACAGAGGGGGCAGGGGATCGCCGCTCAGATGGCCGGGTTATCTGCTTCCTCCTCAACGGGAACGATCTCCATCTCCAGCTGTGACAGCTCTGGTGTCCTGATGCTGCCGCAGTTCAACGGAGACCCTTCTCGTTTTCACAGTCTGCCCCGACAGGGCGCCAGGGTGTCCCTCAGCGCTGATCCCATCTATACCAGCACACCCATCAAGTCAGAGGATCAGCCTCAGAGGCAGATTGGGAAGCTTCAGGTAGACAACACGGTGGTGCACATGAGGAACGCTCCAAGGACAAACTTGTTGCCCAGACCGAAGTCTCAGGAGGTGAGGGGGACCCAGTCCAATGAGTGGGGTGACAGTACAGCATGCGTGGTGTCCCCTCATGCTGCGTATTCCACTTCTTACATTCCCAACGCCACCCTCTCCTGCTCCACCGAGGTCATGACTCTGAACATGTCCAGTCAATTACTTCAGTCATCTGTCTCGGCTCACAGTACAGCCCGACCACCCAGCGTGGCCTCCTCCACCAGCACCAACCACCTGACCTCCAGCCCAACTGCTTTTTCCCACAGTTCCACCTGCCCAGCTTTGGCTACTTCAACCCCTAAACACGCACCTCAGGAGGGGGGGCCGACAGGATCAGGGCCCGCTAGCGAGTCTGGTCACTCAGACAGCAGCCTCCACAGCCACAGCACCCTGGCCCCCACCCCTCCATCCTGTCCACCAGAGGAACAGTGGATCTATGACGCACCAGAGAACATTGTGGCTTCACACCGCACTCTGACCTCCAGCTGCTCCACTCCCATCAACCAGCTCTATAGCAGCCTGGACCACTCCTCCAGGACCACAACCGACTCCAGCTCCCTCTACTCCCAGGACAATGATGGCTACTACACCTCCATGCACTTGGACTCTGGCCTGCGCTCTCGGAGTCATGGTAGCGGACATGGGGTAGCAGCTGGACGGGCCACTAGACACAGCATGTATGAGTGCCGTGAGCTGGCCAACCAGGAGGACTCTGGAAGCCTCTACAGCGACCGCTCTCTGTCCCGCAGCATCTCCCTTCGCAAGActaagaagccgcctcctcccccAGCTCGCACAGATTCTCTCAGACGCAAACCTGCTACGAAGAAGCCACTCGGAGGCGTCAGCGCCCTCGGCGGCGCCCGGGATCCAAACAGCAGCACACTGAATGAAACTCTTATTGCCAGCTTGCAGCAGAGCTTACAGATGGGGCTGAGAGGAGGCAAGGGAAAAGGCGCTTCACCATCTTCACCTTCCAACAGTCCAAGCAGCGACTACGACGACCCCTGGGTTCTGCGTGCACGCAGCCAAAGCAGCATCAGTGTGTGCAGCTCTGCGGCGTCACTCGCAGCCAACGGCGGCGTTTCTAGTGTGTACTCGTTATGCCATGTGACTCCAGCCCACAGCGACACCAGCAGCCTGCGCTCCGACTACGCCGACTCCTGGGGCTACTACACAGACTACCCCCGTAACCACGGAGACCAGAATGTGCAGACTCCAACCCACGGTGCAGAAAACGTGGCGGCTGGGGGTCATCCAGGAACGTTACAGAATGGAGGAGAGATTCACACCAATCAGGCTCAGGGAGCCCCAGACCAGGAGGGAGGGGGGTCGGGGAAGGTCAAACCTACGAGCTCCTCACCAGACAGGGTGCACAGGCTCACCTCCCCATCCAGTGGCTACTCCAGCCAGTCCAACACCCCCACAGCTGGAACCCCCGTCCCTGCCTTCATCAGGTCCATGTCCCCCTCGGGCAGCCGGCACAGACCCAAAGTGCCAGAGAGGaagtcttctctcctctcctcggtTTCTGTCTCCTCATCCTCTACTTCTCTTTCCTCCAACACTTCAGACTCACTGAAGAGCTCTGGTCCTCCTCCACCCGTGCTGCTCACTTCCTCAGCTCCCAACACCCCTCTCAGCCCACCCCCACCCTTCCCTCCGCCTCTGCCACCAAGTTGTGCTGCAGATCCCCCCTCTCCGCCACCACTTCCTCCCCCGCTCATAAACACCCCTGAGGGTTCCTCCCTGGGCCCCCTCCTCGCTTGCTCCACCTCCTCAGAATTCCCCCCTCCTCCTTCCCCAGACATGCTGATCCACACCAGTTCTTCCTTCAATGGGAGCTTCAGTccgccctctcctcctcctcctcctctctcctccatgggcccacctccacctcctcccctGCCTCTTCTCATCCCAACATCCTTCTCCCCTAAGAAGGCGACGAAGGTTGCTCCTAAACCGGATCTGTCAGACAGCCCCACAAAGCCACTTAAGCCCCTGATTACTCCGTTTGCCCTGCAGAGTGTTCAGCTCCGTTCGGTCAGACGACCAGAAAAGGAGATCAGTGACGAATCAGAAAACATCCAAGCTCAGGAAACCCTTCGTAGTGTGGATCCCCACGCCAAAGAGTCATCCTACACCCTGACTCTGTTGAACGGCTCTTCAGAGGATGATTTACGTAAATCCTCACCGTCCCCTGTGTCAAAACTTCTGGAGGAGTTGTCCCTGGACTGCAGTGTCATAGACGAAACACCAGATGGTGCTGTCATCTACAGCAAAACGGAGGACCAGAGATTCTGTGTTTTAAATGCAAAACAAGATGAGGAGGAATCTCTGTCCAGTCTTCCTCGGAGCTGTGAAAGCTCTCCCGTCAAACAGAAACCTCCAGCTGTCTCCAAAAAACCCCAACTGTCTTTTGCCCCACCGTTTAACCCCCAACCAGTCGACGAACATGCCCCACCTCGGTATGAGGGCAGTCCAACGACAGAAGACCAAGTGGACGCAGTGCAGAGACAAACGGCGGAGGAGGAAGTGGAGGACACTCCAGAGAGTTCAGAGCTGTCGGCTGATGAGAGAGAGACATTTGTTGACTTTCAGGAGTCCTGTGTCAGTGCTCCAAGCCAGGAGACAAGTCCTGACCACAAACTTTATCCTAATGGAGATGtttatgaggaggaggaggaagatggatTGAGCAGCACCACAGGGTCCATCAGCTCCAAGGAGGACGAGACAG GTGAAGTTTTTGAATTAGCTGAATCGTCTCCGGTCCCATCAGCCAACGGGGACGCCATGGTGACCCCAACACCAAACCAGCCCCGAACCACCGAGGACCTCTTTGCCGCCATTCACAG GTCAAAGCGAAAGGTTCTGGGTCGTAGGGAGTCTGAAGAAGACAAGCCCCGTTCTGGGACCCATCCTCCGTCCCCCCCTTCTTTGTCCCCGGGGACGGTGTCCTCCCTGCAGCGTCAGGCTAGCAACATCCAGAGAAACCTCCGCAAATCTTCCACCAGCAGTGACTCCTTCAAGGCCCTGCTCCTGAAAAAGGGGAGCCGCTCTGAGACCAGCTTCAGGATGTCCGCCGCTGAGATGCTTCGCTCCACCGACCCACGCTGCCAGCGGACGCGCTCTGAGAGCTCGTTAGACCCTCCTGCTTCACCATCCTCGCCGCTCACCCCACACAGCCCCTCTATGTCTTCCGGCCGTGGCAAGAGGGCAACAGAAATGGAATGGAACCGCTATGACACCTTCACGCTGTATTCACCAACCTCATCGCCCTATTCCATGGGCGGGTCAAAGTATGGACGTTCACGCACGCCGCCCTCTGCTGCCAGCAGCAAATATAACGCTCGGAGCCGAATCCTCAGCAGCCCAATGACTGTGATCTGTGAGCGGGAGGGGGAGCTGGCTGAGGGCGAGTACGGAGATGCGGCTGATGGTCCATCTGGACCGACAGTCCAGAATCTGTCTGTGCTCAGTGACGCCAACGGCACTTGA